TCACACGAGCGCTGGTAGGCAGTCCATCACCTCAACTCTCATCTGGTGGTGGCCCAATTTCGCAGGCGACAGCGGTTCTCCCCAGCCCTGCCCCAACGCTGACTGTCACACCGACCCGCCCATCGCCGACAGCTACGGTTCCCTCTCCTACACCTATTCCAACACCGACATCGACGCCGACACCGGCAGGGGGTACCACTCCGGGCAAAGGGATCATCAGGACAGTTGGCGGTGTGGGGGCGATCATCCGCAGCCAACCCAGCACACCCTCTACCGCACTTGGGGTTGTTCCCTATGGTGCCCAAGTCGAGCTGTTGCGAATCGTCCGAGGGCAGGCCATCGACCCGCTGGAGAGCAGATGGTATGAGATAACCTATGGCTCAATGCACGGTTACATTTATTATAAACTGGTCACGCCAGTGCAAACTAGATAAATGAGGGAATATATGGCCGTGATAAGGACCTGTTTGTTTGTGATGCTAGCCATCTTCACCGCCTGGGGTGGAGGATGTCAAAGGGCCATGTCA
This DNA window, taken from Chloroflexota bacterium, encodes the following:
- a CDS encoding SH3 domain-containing protein, producing the protein MFNLPTEISPRVVRGLIIIAVLVYLVGGWLVFSAYREFGLGGMLPLSGPSPTLVAPTATPTVTVLLQTTPITRALVGSPSPQLSSGGGPISQATAVLPSPAPTLTVTPTRPSPTATVPSPTPIPTPTSTPTPAGGTTPGKGIIRTVGGVGAIIRSQPSTPSTALGVVPYGAQVELLRIVRGQAIDPLESRWYEITYGSMHGYIYYKLVTPVQTR